The DNA window CAATGTTTATATTTTTTTGTAGGTGAAGAAAGTGAAGAAAGATTCTTCACCTACATTTATTTTACTACTGGAATTTCACAAGCAAACAATTTTGTCCCCAGTTTGCATAGCCGGTTTGGTTTGTTCCGGTCACAGAGATACCGTTATCAAATGTATAAGTAAAGTTATTGTATGATATTAGCCCTACAGCATAAATACCCCCAGTAGTTGCTTTGACTCCGTAAAAGTTTGAACTGTAACCTGTAGCATTAGTCTTTGCCCATAAGTTATTTCCGGCACTATCATATTTTACCAGATTGGTCGCACTATAATTAGACATGATTCCTCCCGCACCAAAGTCATACAGGGTGTTAGCAAATATATAACCAACTGCATAGACATTTTCTGATGCATCCAGGCTGATTTCATTATAATAAACCGTATTGTTTGCAGAATTATTGACTGTAGCTGTTTTAGCCCAAATGTCCGCACCGGTACTGGAATTGTATTTTATCAGCAGGGGACTTCCTGAATTCGCATTGACACCTGTTACACTTACAGTTCCAAATGACTGAGAAGTAGTTCCCAGAATATAACCGGCAGCATACACCGTTCCGCTACCAAACGCAACGCTATTAAACGATGCTCCCCCGGTTCCGGATACAAGAGACTTTGCCCATTGCGCAAGTCCACCGGTATTGTATTTTACAATAACGGGGTTAGTTGCTGCTGTACCCGCTACAGTGATAGAATTTCCAAAATCAAAAGTAATGGCTGCTCCATTAATATAACCAACAGCATAAATATCCGAAGTAGCAGTATCAATGGCTATGTCTGAAAAAGTTGAACCAGTTGTAGCAGATGCAATTGAATTTACCCATTGAACAGCACCTGCACTATCATACTTAACAATTACAAAATTTTCATTTGCATAAGTAGGTGCAGCAGTCTTTCCGGTATCAAAAGTCCAGGTTCTACCCCCATAAATATAACCCACTACATATATATTTCCCGTTGTATCCATGATCAATGAATTATATAAAGCTCTACCTGTAGATGTGGATGGTGTTACTATTTTAGCCCATTGGGTAACTCCGGAAGAGTTATATTTTATCAGAACAGGATTACCCTCAACACTAACCCCCGTAGCGGTAATTGAGTCACCAAAATATACTACGTCCGCTCCTGAAGCTACTCCAACAACATAGATATTGTCTGAAGCATCTACTACCACATCATAAAATTCAGATAAACTTGTTGAAGGAGAAGCTATAGTTTTTGCCCAGAGAGCATTTCCATTAGAATCATATTTCACAACAAGCCCACTATATGCAGTTGCTACTCCATTAACTGCTGTGGAAGAACCTCCAAAGTCTATAGCACTGGTTCCGGTGAGCCTACCTACAACTATAATGTTTCCTGAACTATCAACGGCTACCCGATTAAAGGATGTGTTTTCTGCACTGGAAGTAACGGTTCTTGCCCAAATAGCATTTACACCTGCCACACAGTTAATAGCAACATTGTTTACGTTAGCGGTTATTGTACCCTTATTATTGCTAAGCATACAGGTTTTCCCGGTAGGATGACCGAGTACGGTCACCTGATAAGTCGTGTTATAGTTAATGGGAGTTGCAAAGGTAAAAGCGCCATCTGCAGTTAATGTAAGATTATCTCCCGAATTATTCAGTAACACAATACTTCCGGATGAAAACCCCGTTAATGTACCACCTACGGTATAGGTATTCGTACTACAGGTAATATTTGCATTAGTCACATTTGCTGTAATATTTCCACTTCCTCCCGCAACCGTACAGTTTTGACCGGTTGGTTGGGTCATAACTGTGACATTATAAGAAGAATTATAAGCTAAAGAGGTTGTAAATGTATAAGCACCATTTGCAGTTATTGTCTTATTATCCCCACTATTATTTTGTAAAACAACTGTTCCCGATAGTCCGGAAACCGTTCCACCGACAGTATGTGTTGTTGCAGAACAGGTAACTGTAATATTTGTGATATTAGAAGATGCTGTTCCAGACCCATTTGTGACCGAACAAATCTGTCCTGTTGGTTGTGTTAGAATGGTGACCGAATATGCAGTTCCGCTATTCAGTACCGAAGCAAAAGTAAAGGCACCATCTGCACTGATAGTCTTATCATCTCCACCGTTATTTTGTAAAACAACTGTTCCTGTAAGGCCGCTTACGTTTCCGCCAACCGTGTATTGAATCGTATAAGCTCCTGAGGCAACAGAAGAGTCTAACATCCCTGCATTACAGGCAATGGCTTTAAGAGTACTGATAGTCGAAATGGCAACTGCGGAGCTATATAATGTACCTGTAGAACAGGTAGGAACTGTACCATCTGTTGTATATCTTATGCTAGCACCAGCTGTAGTTGAAGAAATTGAAACTGACTGTACTCCAGTGTATGTCCCTGCAACAGGACTAAAGGTTGGCATCACAACCGAGTTGTAATATACTGTATATGTTCCGCTGATAATTGCACTATCCTGCATTCCGGTTTTGATAGCCAGGGCTTTGATGGTTATACTGGTTCCGTTTCCTGCAACCGAAATCGGAGCTGTGTATAATGTGGAAGCAGTTGTTGGTGTAGAAGCATCGATTGTATAATAGATGGAGACACCCGGTGTTGTCGTGCTAATCGAAATACTTTGGTCGCTACTGTAGGTGCCGGGTACAACATTAAAAGTCAA is part of the Leptospiraceae bacterium genome and encodes:
- a CDS encoding chitobiase/beta-hexosaminidase C-terminal domain-containing protein, producing the protein MKWFIFIFISIFAGTCSVAKEDKSFANAIRLFLGTYQAPTALKLSIKGQLKDAKGNVMANTLLSQSTGINTGLALRATDKVLRCADYSLKGQQVQCIKIIKLKNLAKKASDSCYIIYTGMPGYLKEKQIAKFSNIASDKEISYYFQESFTNNGRRVSIHSCSGEYLAEDSFEDTAAGTITDKNGNYTLKLDAGEVSVINVKTPAADVGSMQIDLTEKTSKEDLEPLKDDASKLPITLSPEIQTTPEVSGVVETTAGSNTSTNTTTDTGGGEGGTTVSGTDSGTISLDPATLLETANATLTLPSLVFPQSSYSLTVGTAVTNMSPAVTGTLNSCSISPALPSGLSFNTTTCEITGNPATVLTTTNYTITASNSAGSTNITLSILVSLPSIANLTFNVVPGTYSSDQSISISTTTPGVSIYYTIDASTPTTASTLYTAPISVAGNGTSITIKALAIKTGMQDSAIISGTYTVYYNSVVMPTFSPVAGTYTGVQSVSISSTTAGASIRYTTDGTVPTCSTGTLYSSAVAISTISTLKAIACNAGMLDSSVASGAYTIQYTVGGNVSGLTGTVVLQNNGGDDKTISADGAFTFASVLNSGTAYSVTILTQPTGQICSVTNGSGTASSNITNITVTCSATTHTVGGTVSGLSGTVVLQNNSGDNKTITANGAYTFTTSLAYNSSYNVTVMTQPTGQNCTVAGGSGNITANVTNANITCSTNTYTVGGTLTGFSSGSIVLLNNSGDNLTLTADGAFTFATPINYNTTYQVTVLGHPTGKTCMLSNNKGTITANVNNVAINCVAGVNAIWARTVTSSAENTSFNRVAVDSSGNIIVVGRLTGTSAIDFGGSSTAVNGVATAYSGLVVKYDSNGNALWAKTIASPSTSLSEFYDVVVDASDNIYVVGVASGADVVYFGDSITATGVSVEGNPVLIKYNSSGVTQWAKIVTPSTSTGRALYNSLIMDTTGNIYVVGYIYGGRTWTFDTGKTAAPTYANENFVIVKYDSAGAVQWVNSIASATTGSTFSDIAIDTATSDIYAVGYINGAAITFDFGNSITVAGTAATNPVIVKYNTGGLAQWAKSLVSGTGGASFNSVAFGSGTVYAAGYILGTTSQSFGTVSVTGVNANSGSPLLIKYNSSTGADIWAKTATVNNSANNTVYYNEISLDASENVYAVGYIFANTLYDFGAGGIMSNYSATNLVKYDSAGNNLWAKTNATGYSSNFYGVKATTGGIYAVGLISYNNFTYTFDNGISVTGTNQTGYANWGQNCLLVKFQ